TTGGTTCATGGCTCGTCGCAGCCaattcaaaatggcaacaacattgacacGGCAAGTGTTGGCAGCCGCGATCGACCAGCAGTCTCACATGCGGGATCTACAATTGGCCACAATCAACCGCTAGCTCGAGAAGGTCATCGCTTGGGAAGCGAGACTCCCgcggaaaacaactttacgcaTCATACTCTGGAGAATATTCCGGCGGCTGGTTCTCAGACTCTGTTGCCAACCATCCTTGCTGACGTCATCGACGCCTGGGGAAATACTACAACCTGCAGGCTGCTCCTGGACACTGGATCTACAATAACCTTGGCATCGGAATCATTTGTTCAGCGAATAGGCGTGCGTCGAACGCACGCACGGATTTCTATTCTCGGTCTCGCCGCCAACAGCGCGGGCGTTACCCGAGGACGCGCACATATCAAGCTGCGCTCTCGTCATTCGATCCAAACTGTCGAATTGGTCTCGTTCATTCTCAACTCGCTGACGTCATCACTTCCTGCCCAAGTTATTGACACCTCATCCTCTACGTGGAGGCAAATCTGCGAGCTTCCATTGGCAGACCCAACGTTCTGCACACCTGGAGCAATCGATGTCATTGTTGGATCGGATCAACTTTGGTCTCTATACACAGGAGATCGGAAACACTTTGGTAACGACTTTCCTATCGCTCT
This genomic stretch from Drosophila yakuba strain Tai18E2 chromosome 3R, Prin_Dyak_Tai18E2_2.1, whole genome shotgun sequence harbors:
- the LOC122319615 gene encoding uncharacterized protein LOC122319615, whose amino-acid sequence is MVGNCTSRHTCRICRRKHHTLVHGSSQPIQNGNNIDTASVGSRDRPAVSHAGSTIGHNQPLAREGHRLGSETPAENNFTHHTLENIPAAGSQTLLPTILADVIDAWGNTTTCRLLLDTGSTITLASESFVQRIGVRRTHARISILGLAANSAGVTRGRAHIKLRSRHSIQTVELVSFILNSLTSSLPAQVIDTSSSTWRQICELPLADPTFCTPGAIDVIVGSDQLWSLYTGDRKHFGSYSAFDDHPTSAVTHHADLDTMVRSFMEMDSTQPNQALLDASDPTERHFAATHKRSTDGVYVVGYPFKEKAPPIDSTLPQAINRFFSLKRKFRRHPELKQQYEAFLDDYLQRGHMEQLTSAQVEESPDTCFYLPHHAVIKLDSLTTKCRVVFDGSGKDSSGVSLNDRLHIGPPI